The following proteins come from a genomic window of Ilumatobacter coccineus YM16-304:
- a CDS encoding aromatic ring-hydroxylating oxygenase subunit alpha: MTTSTNGTNLSDELLASLDASIDDVSTASTLPPELYTSPDVLAFETEALFMKEWLCVGRAERIPNVGDWFTVTIVDEPLIIARNKEGKVCAMSAVCQHRAMQVCEGEGNNTTFKCPYHHWNYGLDGRLLGAPAMERTEAFDKADFGLPQLRVEEWQGFVFVNFDADAAPLAPTLERYTPFLANYDLENAICPGTFTLENMPWNWKVMFENFNDGYHANRLHQFVQDFCPSNMSEFPVPWSDDSNVIFRTGGYTHIDGGFNATHRVIMDVFPDLTDEERTRSTFALMPPTLCFGTAPDQCFFFLVRPTGPETIDIEIGYIFHPSALDDPLFEQKMLLSDAGVQVFVQQDQDATTKVQQGLRSRFAPRGRYSWQEESHIQFNRWLVQRYRGGSTPDARA; the protein is encoded by the coding sequence ATGACGACCAGTACGAACGGGACCAACTTGAGCGACGAACTGTTGGCGAGTCTCGACGCGTCGATCGATGACGTGTCGACGGCGTCGACGCTTCCGCCCGAGCTGTACACGTCGCCCGACGTGCTCGCGTTCGAGACCGAGGCGCTGTTCATGAAGGAGTGGCTCTGCGTCGGTCGCGCCGAGCGCATCCCGAACGTCGGCGACTGGTTCACCGTCACGATCGTCGACGAACCGCTGATCATCGCCCGCAACAAGGAGGGCAAGGTCTGCGCGATGTCGGCCGTCTGTCAGCACCGCGCGATGCAGGTGTGCGAAGGCGAAGGCAACAACACCACCTTCAAGTGCCCGTACCACCACTGGAACTACGGACTCGACGGTCGCCTCCTCGGCGCGCCGGCGATGGAGCGCACCGAAGCGTTCGACAAGGCCGACTTCGGCCTGCCGCAACTCCGCGTGGAGGAGTGGCAGGGCTTCGTCTTCGTCAACTTCGACGCCGACGCAGCACCGCTCGCACCCACCCTCGAGCGCTACACCCCGTTCCTCGCCAACTACGACCTCGAGAACGCCATCTGTCCCGGCACGTTCACCTTGGAGAACATGCCGTGGAACTGGAAGGTGATGTTCGAGAACTTCAACGACGGCTATCACGCCAACCGTCTCCATCAGTTCGTCCAGGACTTCTGCCCGTCGAACATGTCGGAGTTCCCGGTGCCGTGGAGCGACGACTCCAACGTGATCTTCCGGACCGGTGGCTACACGCACATCGACGGCGGCTTCAACGCCACGCATCGCGTGATCATGGACGTGTTCCCCGACCTCACCGACGAGGAGCGCACCCGCTCGACGTTCGCGCTCATGCCGCCGACGCTCTGTTTCGGCACCGCACCCGATCAGTGCTTCTTCTTCCTCGTGCGTCCGACCGGACCCGAGACGATCGACATCGAGATCGGCTACATCTTCCATCCGTCGGCGCTCGACGATCCGCTCTTCGAGCAGAAGATGCTGCTGTCGGACGCCGGTGTGCAGGTCTTTGTCCAGCAAGACCAAGACGCCACCACCAAGGTGCAACAGGGCCTGCGGTCGCGGTTCGCTCCCCGTGGGCGGTACTCGTGGCAGGAAGAAAGCCACATCCAGTTCAATCGATGGCTCGTCCAGCGTTACCGCGGTGGCAGCACACCTGACGCTCGCGCGTAA
- a CDS encoding ABC transporter ATP-binding protein: MAGAESVDSAPAVKLEGITKRYGSVVACDEVDLTLSRGRIHGVLGENGAGKSTLMKIMIGLTIPDAGLITIDGERCQITDPIDAARRGVAMVHQHFSLVEPLTVWENVALGDVGRLDPPAVRRRVGELSEHYGLAIDPDAIVGDLPAGLRQRVEIIKCLRRDPAILIFDEPTSVLTPEESEQLFSSLRDVIAREGRAVALVSHKLDEILQATDDVTIMRQGRVVERMSIADADASSLANAMVGREVALRSERVALGVVDTDLAGTEIADVDVEHAECVLRVDDLTMTSRDGRKLLDGLSLQVRAGEVLGVAGVEGNGQRHLGDVLSSLINPDRGTVQVGDEMVPVGTPGAMARAGIGVIPEDRHDSGVVLGMTVAENMYLVDPSRVSTAGLIRPHEARKRAEQLIEEFGISCTGPDAPMWSLSGGNQQRVVLARELAQDPKVLVAAQPTHGLDVGAIEYMTDRIRRAAESGLAVLLISSELEEILDLAHRIVVMHEGRIIGEMRRDDVDIERLGRLIGGQQV; encoded by the coding sequence GTGGCGGGAGCCGAGTCGGTCGACTCGGCTCCCGCAGTGAAACTCGAAGGGATCACGAAGCGATACGGCTCCGTGGTCGCGTGTGACGAGGTCGACCTGACCTTGTCGCGCGGGCGAATCCATGGTGTGCTCGGTGAGAACGGCGCCGGCAAGTCGACGTTGATGAAGATCATGATCGGGTTGACGATTCCCGATGCCGGTCTCATCACGATCGACGGCGAGCGGTGCCAGATCACCGACCCCATCGACGCAGCGCGTCGCGGGGTCGCCATGGTGCACCAGCACTTCAGCCTGGTCGAGCCACTCACCGTCTGGGAGAACGTGGCGCTCGGCGACGTGGGTCGACTCGACCCACCCGCCGTTCGTCGCCGCGTCGGGGAACTGAGCGAGCACTACGGGCTCGCGATCGACCCCGACGCCATCGTCGGCGACCTGCCCGCAGGTCTCCGTCAACGTGTCGAGATCATCAAGTGTCTCCGACGCGACCCGGCGATCCTGATCTTCGACGAACCCACGTCGGTGCTCACGCCGGAAGAATCCGAGCAGCTGTTCTCGTCGCTGCGTGACGTGATCGCCCGTGAGGGTCGCGCGGTTGCGCTCGTCAGCCACAAGCTCGACGAGATCCTGCAGGCCACCGATGACGTCACCATCATGCGTCAGGGGCGTGTGGTCGAACGCATGAGCATCGCCGACGCCGACGCGTCGTCGTTGGCCAACGCCATGGTCGGACGCGAGGTCGCGCTGCGCTCCGAACGAGTCGCGCTGGGCGTGGTCGACACCGATCTCGCCGGCACCGAGATCGCCGATGTCGACGTCGAGCACGCCGAGTGCGTGCTGCGCGTCGACGACCTCACCATGACGAGCCGCGACGGACGAAAGCTGCTCGACGGCCTGAGCCTCCAAGTGCGAGCCGGCGAAGTGCTCGGCGTCGCCGGCGTCGAAGGCAACGGGCAACGCCACCTCGGCGACGTGCTGTCGAGCCTCATCAACCCCGACCGTGGCACCGTCCAGGTCGGCGACGAGATGGTCCCGGTCGGCACGCCCGGCGCGATGGCTCGTGCCGGGATCGGCGTGATCCCCGAAGATCGTCACGACTCCGGCGTCGTGCTCGGCATGACGGTCGCCGAGAACATGTACCTGGTCGACCCGTCGCGCGTGTCGACCGCCGGTCTCATCCGTCCGCACGAGGCGAGGAAGCGCGCCGAGCAGCTCATCGAGGAGTTCGGCATCTCGTGTACCGGGCCCGACGCACCCATGTGGTCGCTGAGCGGTGGCAACCAGCAGCGGGTGGTGCTCGCACGCGAGCTCGCGCAGGATCCGAAGGTGCTCGTCGCCGCACAACCGACGCACGGCCTCGACGTCGGCGCCATCGAGTACATGACCGATCGCATCCGCCGAGCGGCCGAGTCGGGTCTCGCCGTGCTGCTCATCTCGAGTGAGCTCGAAGAGATCCTCGACCTCGCGCACCGCATCGTCGTGATGCACGAAGGCCGGATCATCGGCGAGATGCGACGCGACGACGTCGACATCGAGCGTCTGGGTCGACTCATTGGAGGGCAACAGGTATGA
- a CDS encoding BMP family ABC transporter substrate-binding protein, whose product MLNTSSKRPSTVTRAVGALAALTLIASACGSDDEPEAEPATTEAEAPAEEETEAPAEEETEAPAEEETEAPAEEETEEPAESGDVIADFDANGDGEVRIGIAAAGPRDDGAYYQAVVDAAESFSAENGFGEVIVVDNIQSADAATELDNLAQQPVDILIVGASEIAEPMADLAEQYSDIFWYCNCGAGFPESEFYLQSQDNGAAIAYTAGAATGIALRDSGGTAVTMIGCCDLGFEIQHYLSFELGLHSIDENLQFTYIQSGDFPFDFDNVQNATAAYENAVAEGSTAIYPYLGGAHEPLVQLANEGGQIVLSAGASDVCTREGDLSWDIAVRFDGGDYVREIFPQIIDGSASEGDIIVYSPGGDPSINGAVICDATAEQQAEMDAIYETIASGELDGEFGRIAGEAFGGS is encoded by the coding sequence ATGCTCAACACATCATCCAAGCGACCGTCAACGGTCACCCGGGCGGTCGGAGCACTCGCTGCGCTGACGTTGATCGCCTCCGCATGCGGTAGCGACGACGAGCCGGAAGCAGAGCCGGCGACCACCGAAGCCGAAGCACCGGCCGAAGAGGAGACCGAGGCACCGGCCGAGGAAGAAACCGAAGCTCCGGCCGAGGAAGAAACCGAGGCACCGGCCGAGGAAGAGACCGAAGAACCGGCCGAGAGTGGCGACGTCATCGCCGACTTCGACGCCAACGGTGACGGCGAAGTTCGCATCGGCATCGCCGCTGCGGGCCCGCGTGACGACGGCGCCTACTACCAGGCCGTCGTCGATGCTGCAGAGTCGTTCTCCGCCGAGAACGGTTTCGGTGAGGTCATCGTCGTCGACAACATCCAGTCGGCCGACGCCGCGACCGAACTCGACAACCTCGCGCAGCAGCCCGTCGACATCCTGATCGTCGGCGCCAGCGAGATCGCCGAACCGATGGCCGACCTCGCCGAGCAGTACTCCGACATCTTCTGGTACTGCAACTGCGGCGCCGGGTTCCCGGAGAGCGAGTTCTACCTCCAGAGCCAGGACAACGGCGCAGCCATCGCCTACACCGCAGGCGCCGCCACCGGTATCGCCCTGCGCGACAGCGGCGGCACCGCGGTGACGATGATCGGTTGTTGTGACCTCGGCTTCGAGATCCAGCACTACCTCTCGTTCGAACTCGGACTCCACTCGATCGACGAGAACCTCCAGTTCACGTACATCCAGTCGGGTGACTTCCCGTTCGACTTCGACAACGTCCAGAACGCCACCGCGGCGTACGAGAACGCTGTCGCCGAAGGCTCGACCGCGATCTACCCGTACCTCGGCGGCGCACACGAGCCGCTGGTGCAGCTCGCCAACGAAGGTGGACAGATCGTGCTGTCGGCCGGCGCCTCCGACGTCTGCACCCGTGAAGGTGACCTCTCGTGGGACATCGCCGTGCGCTTCGACGGTGGCGACTACGTCCGTGAGATCTTCCCGCAGATCATCGACGGCTCCGCCTCGGAAGGCGACATCATCGTCTACTCGCCGGGCGGCGACCCGTCGATCAACGGTGCGGTCATCTGTGACGCAACGGCCGAACAGCAGGCCGAGATGGATGCCATCTACGAGACCATCGCCAGTGGCGAACTCGACGGCGAATTCGGTCGTATCGCAGGCGAGGCGTTCGGCGGAAGCTGA